A genomic region of Thermoanaerobaculia bacterium contains the following coding sequences:
- a CDS encoding pyridoxal-phosphate dependent enzyme — protein MIPLAEIRAAAERLRGHLHRTPIFSSRSMGEAAGAAVHLKCESFQKTGSFKPRGALNKVLSLEGEDRGKGLVTVSAGNHAQAVAWAARRSGVPCAVVMPAKAPASKVEAVRGYGARIVFHDDNATLFDRLRQLQQETGFVFVHPFDDPVVLAGAGTAGLEIVEDLPDVSVVVVPVGGGGLMGGIASAVRQLRPSARIHAVELAEGPGLAPALAAGRPVPVSRPAKTLADGLIPPF, from the coding sequence GTGATTCCTCTCGCCGAAATCCGGGCCGCCGCGGAGCGACTCCGCGGGCACCTGCATCGAACCCCGATCTTCTCCTCCCGGTCGATGGGGGAAGCGGCGGGAGCCGCCGTTCACCTGAAGTGCGAGAGCTTCCAGAAGACGGGCTCGTTCAAGCCGCGCGGCGCGTTGAACAAGGTCCTCTCGCTGGAAGGAGAGGATCGCGGGAAAGGGCTCGTCACCGTGTCCGCCGGCAACCACGCGCAGGCGGTCGCGTGGGCCGCCCGCCGGAGCGGCGTTCCGTGCGCCGTGGTCATGCCGGCGAAGGCTCCGGCGTCCAAGGTCGAAGCCGTGCGCGGATACGGCGCCCGGATCGTCTTCCACGACGACAACGCGACCTTGTTCGACCGGCTGCGGCAGCTCCAGCAGGAGACCGGCTTCGTGTTCGTGCACCCGTTCGACGATCCCGTCGTGCTCGCCGGGGCGGGAACGGCGGGACTCGAGATCGTCGAGGACCTGCCGGACGTCTCGGTCGTGGTCGTCCCGGTCGGCGGGGGAGGGCTGATGGGGGGAATCGCGTCCGCGGTGCGGCAGCTCCGCCCGTCGGCCCGGATCCACGCCGTCGAGCTCGCGGAGGGACCGGGGCTCGCCCCGGCGCTCGCGGCGGGAAGACCGGTGCCGGTCTCGCGCCCGGCGAAGACCCTCGCCGACGGGTTGATCCCGCCGTTCG
- a CDS encoding HAD-IA family hydrolase codes for MPLYDVITFDCYGTLIDWEEGIGSAFENAAAAAGVEIHRAAALDAWARIEPEVQREGYRSYREVLGETASRVARHAGWELEGGGRGFVAESLARWAPFPDTNGALEALAASGCRLGVLSNVDDDLFEATRRRFTVAFDWVVTAEQVRAYKPAEAHFREARRRIGSRRWLHAAQSRFHDVAPARALGIPVAWVNRKREPSRGDPAPDFEVPDLASLAARVAG; via the coding sequence ATGCCTCTCTACGACGTCATCACCTTCGACTGCTACGGCACGCTGATCGACTGGGAGGAAGGGATCGGCTCCGCGTTCGAGAACGCGGCGGCCGCGGCCGGGGTCGAGATCCACCGCGCGGCCGCTCTCGACGCCTGGGCACGCATCGAGCCGGAGGTCCAGCGCGAGGGATATCGCTCTTATCGGGAGGTCCTCGGAGAGACCGCCTCCCGCGTCGCCCGGCACGCCGGGTGGGAGCTCGAGGGCGGCGGGCGGGGGTTCGTCGCGGAGAGCCTCGCGCGATGGGCGCCCTTTCCCGACACGAACGGCGCTCTCGAGGCACTCGCCGCATCCGGGTGCCGCCTGGGGGTCCTCTCCAACGTGGACGACGATCTCTTCGAGGCCACGCGGCGGCGGTTCACGGTCGCGTTCGACTGGGTCGTGACGGCGGAGCAGGTGCGGGCCTACAAGCCGGCGGAGGCGCACTTCCGGGAAGCCCGGCGGAGGATCGGAAGCCGACGCTGGCTCCACGCCGCGCAGAGCCGGTTCCACGACGTCGCTCCCGCGCGCGCGCTGGGAATTCCGGTCGCGTGGGTGAATCGAAAGCGGGAACCTTCGCGCGGAGACCCCGCGCCCGATTTCGAGGTTCCCGATCTCGCCTCGCTCGCGGCCCGCGTGGCCGGCTGA
- a CDS encoding polysaccharide biosynthesis tyrosine autokinase, with protein sequence MVDENPFDAPDGGPAPGGGAHLADYWSVLVRRRWLLAASVLVALGVALALSITTPPSYRAKSVLDIGNERTAGMDLGLSDGPQAPAEPDPDFQATQVRLIKSLEIGRRVVAKLDMAARPVSSGGFFSRKSAPPKTAAEAQKHLAWLARKVQDGLEVSPVRGTNLVEVAYVSRSPREAAEVANAAADSYIEWKVDSMYGAMNQISTFLGTQIAQLKREIDGQQQQLLEFGKQNDIVSADPQSNSGLQNFEALNRDYEAAVADRVAKEARYHELMSASASTAASDPAQAAVVTQMQNDQAKLEREYAEKLNLFKPQWPAMIELKAQIDRGRQHLQQFVGQAAAKTRDVARNDFLTAQRREASLAAALKNQKTATMEGNNNAVRYNNLRGEIDTKRALLDTLLRRQAETEVLARQKGARESNVRVVDRAQPPESRFRPSYKLNAMLGLLAGAGAGILLVFFLEYMDRSFRSPDEVQRYLGLPTLGTIPDCAPPASGGLRRITGGVEAAGPAPELLPYHDPHSATAEAYRRVRTALLLSTPGGVKSIVVTSGFAREGKSCTAANLATILSQLDARVLLIDADLHQPRLHEIFRTSSRVGLVSVLAENADPARCIVRTSVPGVFLLPSGPASPNPSGLLSSAAMSQLLDRVRREFDYVVIDTPPLFPIADGLVLGYQTDGVVLCLRAGRTQRPQALRAKEALLQNRNRVIGVVLNALPAKSGGYDEGYGFYYGRPETSARIEAPAAANARVS encoded by the coding sequence ATGGTCGACGAAAACCCGTTCGACGCTCCCGACGGCGGCCCCGCGCCCGGCGGCGGCGCGCACCTGGCGGACTACTGGTCCGTTCTCGTCCGCCGTCGGTGGCTGCTCGCCGCCTCCGTCCTGGTCGCCCTCGGCGTCGCGCTGGCCCTGTCGATCACGACGCCCCCCTCGTATCGCGCGAAATCGGTGCTCGACATCGGAAACGAACGGACCGCCGGGATGGATCTCGGACTCTCCGACGGCCCGCAGGCGCCGGCCGAGCCCGACCCCGACTTCCAGGCGACGCAGGTTCGCCTGATCAAGAGCCTGGAGATCGGCCGCCGAGTCGTCGCGAAGCTCGACATGGCCGCGCGGCCGGTGTCTTCCGGCGGCTTCTTCTCGCGCAAGTCCGCGCCTCCGAAGACCGCGGCCGAAGCGCAGAAGCACCTCGCCTGGCTCGCCCGGAAGGTCCAGGACGGCCTCGAGGTCTCGCCCGTGCGCGGAACCAATCTCGTCGAGGTGGCCTACGTCTCCCGATCGCCGCGCGAGGCCGCGGAAGTGGCCAACGCCGCCGCGGACTCCTACATCGAGTGGAAGGTCGATTCGATGTACGGCGCGATGAACCAGATCTCGACGTTCCTCGGCACCCAGATCGCCCAGCTCAAGCGCGAGATCGACGGGCAGCAGCAGCAGCTCCTCGAATTCGGAAAACAGAACGACATCGTTTCCGCCGACCCGCAATCCAACTCCGGCCTCCAGAACTTCGAGGCGCTGAACCGGGACTACGAGGCCGCGGTGGCGGACCGGGTGGCCAAGGAGGCGCGCTACCACGAGCTGATGTCGGCGAGCGCCTCGACGGCGGCTTCCGACCCGGCGCAGGCCGCGGTCGTGACGCAGATGCAGAACGACCAGGCGAAGCTCGAGCGGGAGTACGCCGAGAAACTGAACCTGTTCAAACCGCAATGGCCGGCGATGATCGAGCTGAAAGCCCAGATCGACAGGGGTCGGCAGCATCTGCAGCAGTTCGTCGGGCAGGCGGCGGCGAAGACGCGAGACGTCGCCCGGAACGACTTCCTCACCGCCCAGCGGCGGGAGGCGAGCCTCGCGGCCGCCCTGAAGAACCAGAAGACCGCGACGATGGAAGGGAACAACAACGCGGTCCGGTACAACAACCTGCGCGGCGAGATCGACACGAAACGGGCGCTCCTCGACACGCTGCTCCGCCGGCAGGCCGAGACGGAGGTTCTCGCGCGGCAGAAGGGAGCGCGGGAGTCGAACGTCCGGGTCGTCGACCGGGCGCAGCCGCCGGAGTCAAGGTTTCGTCCGTCGTACAAGCTCAACGCGATGCTCGGGCTCCTCGCCGGGGCGGGCGCCGGCATCCTCCTCGTCTTCTTCCTCGAGTACATGGACCGGAGCTTCCGGTCTCCCGACGAAGTGCAGCGGTATCTCGGGCTGCCGACGCTCGGCACGATCCCGGATTGCGCCCCGCCCGCTTCCGGCGGCCTCCGCCGGATCACCGGGGGCGTCGAAGCGGCCGGCCCCGCGCCGGAGCTCCTGCCGTACCACGATCCCCATTCCGCGACCGCCGAGGCGTATCGCCGCGTTCGCACGGCCCTTCTCCTCTCGACGCCCGGCGGCGTGAAGTCGATCGTCGTGACGTCGGGTTTCGCGCGGGAAGGGAAGTCGTGCACGGCGGCGAACCTCGCGACGATCCTTTCTCAGCTCGACGCGCGGGTCCTGCTGATCGACGCCGACCTGCACCAGCCGCGGCTCCACGAGATCTTCCGGACCTCTTCCCGCGTCGGCCTCGTTTCGGTCCTCGCCGAGAACGCGGACCCGGCGCGGTGCATCGTCAGGACTTCGGTCCCCGGAGTCTTCCTCCTTCCCTCGGGACCGGCCTCGCCGAACCCCTCGGGACTCCTCTCGTCGGCCGCGATGTCGCAGCTCCTCGACCGGGTGCGCCGCGAATTCGATTACGTCGTGATCGACACGCCCCCCCTCTTTCCGATCGCCGACGGGCTCGTCCTCGGCTACCAGACCGACGGCGTCGTGCTCTGTCTGCGCGCCGGCCGGACGCAGCGGCCGCAGGCGCTTCGCGCCAAGGAGGCGCTGCTCCAGAACCGGAACCGCGTGATCGGCGTCGTCCTGAACGCGCTGCCCGCGAAGTCGGGCGGCTACGACGAAGGATACGGCTTCTATTACGGGCGGCCGGAGACCTCGGCGCGGATCGAAGCGCCCGCCGCCGCGAACGCCCGCGTTTCCTGA